The DNA region GCATGCCAATAGATAAAGCCCAAAGCAATTCCCAGGTTTACCATGATGTCAAAAATTGCCTGCTTCCATTTGAAACTCTTGCGGTTACCGACTCTGGTGGGTACGCTGTTCCTTTTGATAAGCCCTCCTAAACCCTTTCGGTCCTGGATACTCGGCTTTTCCATCGCGTTCCATCCGTTTCTGTTTTTGCGGATGAGCACATCGTGATATTTCTGCAGAACATCTTCTCGCGGGTCCGGATTTCCTGTCATTTCGTTAAATCCCTTGTCTTTGTGCGACTCCGGCTCCATAGAcattttggcttcttcttcttcggtaTTATACTTGTCCTGCATCAAGCGTTCTTCCTCGGCAAACTTCCACTGACTGCTTGTTTCCGTCGGGCTTAACACATCTTGTTTCGTAGTTCTCATAGCCTTGAGGGGTTTTGCTGTATTCGTGATCCTCCCCGCTTTAGGCAGGGCAATAGTATGTCCATAGggtttgtttgcttcttccacTGCGTATACATGCCATTTCTGTTCGGTACTGGAAAATACCTCCTCAGTCGATTCCTTTTTCGGTCCGCTCAACACCGTGCAGGTGAAGTAGTACAACTTGCTGCTTGATGTCCGATCTGCCGTGATACTCCTCTTCTTGTCTGCAGAGACGATAACAACTTTTGTCGCGGTCATTTCCGTGACACAACAGCCCTTGTCGAATAGGCATCCAACGCTCAAGATTCGTTTCTCGAAATCTGGCGAATACTTAACCTTTAGTAGCTTTATCTTTGCTCCGTCTTTTGTTTCCAAGTATACTGTACCCTGCATTGTCACATTCACAAAACTACCGCTCTTTCCGACTTGGACCTGTTCTGAGATCTTCTCTTGGTCCTGAAGTTTGTTAGCACAATTCCATACATGACAGCTGGCTCCGGAGTCAGCTAGCACTTGTTCCCAGCTTGAACCGGCGTTCAAATTCTGCTCTTGCTCAACATGGGCCCCAACAAACATTCCTTCATTGGTTGGGCTTGGTCCGCCTTCTCCGTCTTTCTTCTCACTTCGACATTCATTCTTGTAATGTCCTTTCTTTCCACAATTAAAACACTCAATGTccttcttgttctttccgCCCTGCTTTCCGTTGGGGCGCAAGTGCTCATTTTCTGGTTTGCTCCAGCACTTGTCTTGTGTATGCCCTGCTTTCCCGCAGTGACCACacttttctttcacttcaGAATGAGACATCACTTTGTTATTGTCACTCTTACTTTGCCTCTTCCAGAAGTCTAAAATGATCCTCTTAAATGTCTCCATTGGGGTGGTCGTGTATGCTCCACTCAACTTGACTTTCACTGCCTCATAGGCCTCGGGGAGTTGGTCAATTATATGTGCCTTCATCTGAAGGTCATCGCGCATGTAGGACTGCTTGATCTTACCCATACGGGTATTCCAGTACTCCAGCTCCAGAAACCACTCTTCCACATTTTCATTTATACTGCCAATAGTACAGTCCTTAAATGAATGTTCAATACTTGTGTAGTCCGATTCGATTTCTTTCGGTTCGTACCTTTCACACAGTTTCTTCCACGCTTCGTAGGCATCTCCCATCGGCGCTCGTTCTGTCACCGCATTTTCGACGTACGAATATGCGGTCTTTTCGCAGCACAGTGCCA from Phaeodactylum tricornutum CCAP 1055/1 chromosome 18, whole genome shotgun sequence includes:
- a CDS encoding predicted protein, with the protein product MRTTKQDVLSPTETSSQWKFAEEERLMQDKYNTEEEEAKMSMEPESHKDKGFNEMTGNPDPREDVLQKYHDVLIRKNRNGWNAMEKPSIQDRKGLGGLIKRNSVPTRVGNRKSFKWKQAIFDIMVNLGIALGFIYWHAMKDLDKFRKLLGGHCLTVNNEIGQYIGVKTTEYEEESIRDHELEIWEEAKIFSIPGYHEEFHKGNEGQSVSKKQYSLLIGKIVFLVSKWITDCMTALRELSTFLDTVKWKMKSSNREDVKFGSQVGHVR